Proteins encoded within one genomic window of Oryza brachyantha chromosome 7, ObraRS2, whole genome shotgun sequence:
- the LOC102721292 gene encoding myricetin 3-O-rhamnoside 1,2-glucosyltransferase UGT709G2-like, producing the protein MDTEEAPMAGGAAVHVLVFPWPAQGHINPMAHLAVAFAGAGAHVTFLHTDHNLRRLGSAVAAASPRLRFLSVPDGLPDEHPRSVADILEIGRSLATAGRVAYRALLASLLQPQPGGHGGADAGTGAGGGGCFPPVTAVVADGLLTFAIDIAEELGVPALAFRTTSACSVLAYLSVPKLFELGELPFPPGGDLDEPVRGVPGMEGFLRRRDLPSPFRRHGDDHDVGPMLQPVVEHITQSFKQARAVILNTAASLEGPVVAHIAPHARDVYTIGPLHAMSPAPATASAASLWKEDDGCLPWLDARADRSVVYVSLGSLTVISLEQFTEFLSGLVAAGHPFLWVLRPDMVAASQNAAVQEAVRAAAGNSKAACVVEWAPQRDVLRHRAVGCFLTHAGWNSTLEAAVEGIPMVCWPFFADQQTNSRFVGGVWRTGLDMKDVCDRAVVERMVRLAMESGEIRASTQALARQVRRDVAAGGSSARELKRLVGFIGELAMPIQCAAIHDFELLDNSIQS; encoded by the coding sequence ATGGACACCGAGGAGGCGCcgatggccggcggcgcggccgtgcACGTCCTCGTATTCCCGTGGCCGGCGCAGGGGCACATCAACCCCATGGCACACCTCGCCGTggccttcgccggcgccggcgcccacgTCACCTTCCTCCACACCGACCACAACCTCCGACGCCTTGGcagcgccgtggcggcggcctcgccaCGGCTCCGCTTCCTGTCCGTCCCCGACGGCCTTCCCGACGAACACCCACGCTCGGTGGCCGACATCCTGGAGATCGGCAGGTCCCTGGCTACCGCCGGCCGCGTGGCGTACCGTGCGCTGCTCGCCTCGTTGCTGCAGCCGCAGCcaggcggccatggcggcgccgacgcgggTACAGGAGCGGGAGGCGGTGGCTGCTTCCCGCCGGtgaccgccgtcgtcgcggatGGGCTTCTGACCTTCGCCATCGACATCGCCGAGGAGCTCGGCGTGCCTGCGCTGGCTTTCCGCACGACGAGCGCGTGCAGCGTCTTGGCGTACCTGTCCGTGCCGAAGCTTTTCGAGCTCGGTGAGCTGCCCTTCCCTCCGGGAGGCGACCTCGACGAGCCGGTGCGTGGCGTTCCAGGCATGGAGGGATTCCTACGCCGGCGAGATCTCCCGAGTCCGTTCCGCCGTCACGGTGACGACCACGACGTCGGCCCCATGCTGCAACCGGTGGTCGAGCACATCACGCAGAGCTTCAAGCAGGCACGGGCGGTCATACTCAACACGGCCGCGTCGCTCGAGGGCCCAGTGGTCGCGCACATCGCGCCGCACGCGCGCGACGTCTACACCATCGGCCCTCTCCACGCCATgtccccggcgccggccacgGCCAGCGCCGCCAGCTTGTGGAAGGAGGACGACGGTTGCTTGCCGTGGCTGGATGCCCGGGCGGACCGGTCCGTCGTGTACGTCAGCCTGGGGAGCCTCACCGTCATTTCGCTGGAGCAGTTCACGGAGTTCTTGTCcgggctcgtcgccgccggccaccctTTCCTCTGGGTGCTCCGGCCGGACATGGTCGCGGCGAGCCAGAACGCCGCCGTCCAAGAAGCCGTCAGGGCCGCAGCAGGGAACAGCAAGGCGGCGTGCGTCGTGGAGTGGGCGCCGCAGCGGGACGTGCTGCGCCACCGCGCCGTGGGGTGCTTCCTGACGCACGCCGGCTGGAACTCGACGCTGGAGGCCGCCGTCGAGGGGATACCAATGGTGTGCTGGCCGTTCTTCGCCGACCAGCAGACGAACAGCCGGTTCGTTGGCGGCGTGTGGAGGACGGGGCTGGACATGAAGGACGTGTGCGACAGGGCCGTGGTGGAGAGGATGGTCAGGTTGGCGATGGAGTCCGGCGAGATCAGAGCATCGACCCAGGCACTGGCGCGGCAGGTGAGGcgggacgtcgccgccggcggctcgTCGGCGAGAGAGCTCAAGCGGCTGGTCGGCTTCATTGGGGAGCTCGCCATGCCTATCCAATGTGCTGCTATACATGACTTCGAattgttagataattcaattcaatcataa
- the LOC102712646 gene encoding photosynthetic NDH subunit of subcomplex B 3, chloroplastic has translation MGATLQLVVGVASPSPRPAVPFPFPIAAATSTSSCSIGKQRCSCCVRLPPRRLQRQARPSRVLVRAVQTDTAGGGEAEAAAAPEEPPSVDFAFVAPRLLPDGTPDVHYRTACGGQKLRDIMLDGFIDLYGPYDKLLLNCSGGGVCGTCIVEVVQGSELLSPKTDVEKELLKRQPKTWRLACQATVGSPDSTGQMVIQQLPEWKIHEWDKS, from the exons ATGGGAGCCACCCTgcagctcgtcgtcggcgttgCCTCCCCGTCCCCTCGTCCTGCcgtccccttccccttccccatcgccgccgccaccagcaccagcagctgTAGCATCGGGAAGCAGAGGTGCAGCTGCTGCGTCCgcctgccgccgcggcggctgcaGCGGCAGGCGAGGCCGAGCCGGGTTCTCGTCCGTGCCGTCCAGACGGAcaccgcgggcggcggcgaggccgaggccgcggccgcccCCGAGGAGCCACCGAGCGTCGACTTCGCCTTCGTCGCC CCGCGGCTGCTGCCGGACGGGACGCCGGACGTGCACTACcggacggcgtgcggcgggcAGAAGCTCCGGGACATCATGCTCGACGGCTTCATCGACCTCTACGGGCCGTAC GATAAACTTCTGCTCAACTGCTCCGGAGGTGGAGTGTGCGGGACCTGCATCGTCGAG GTAGTTCAAGGCAGTGAACTTCTCTCTCCCAAAACTGATGTGGAGAAGGAATTGCTTAAAAGG CAACCCAAGACATGGAGATTGGCGTGCCAGGCCACTGTTGGCAGTCCTGATTCAACTGGACAG ATGGTGATTCAGCAATTGCCAGAGTGGAAGATACATGAGTGGGATAAGTCGTAA
- the LOC121053203 gene encoding 7-deoxyloganetic acid glucosyltransferase-like produces the protein MAAAASAPHVLVFPWPVQGHINCMLHFSTGLLAAGLYVTFVHSDQTLPAGGGQPLLAAATSPRLRYVSLPDGLPDGHPRNADGVVQLMESAQAKASAYRSLLAKLVRPGDGAGGGFPPVTCVVADGLLPFAVDIAEEIGVPALSFRTASACSFLAYLSLPRLFELGELPFPAGHSLDEPVRGVPGMESFLRRRDLPSQCRNCTEFQNDPLLEKVIEFTARSRNARALVLNTAASMERAALDNIAPHMCDVFAIGPLHAMSPAPAAAAAAGSQWREDDGCLAWLDGQADRSVVYVSLGSLTVISLEQFTMLLSGLAAAGYPFLWVLRPDMVVDSQSAALREALTAAGPSKAHVVEWAPQRDVLRHRAVGCFLTHAGWNSTVEATVEGVPMVCWPFFVDQQMNSRFVGAVWRTGLDMKDVRDAAVVEKTVREAMECPEIRASARALSQRVRQDVAGGGSSAAEFKRLVEFIVQLSTTNRAAAVAIEG, from the coding sequence atggccgcggcggcgtcggcgccgcacGTGCTCGTCTTCCCGTGGCCAGTGCAGGGCCACATCAACTGCATGCTCCACTTCTCcaccggcctcctcgccgccggcctctaTGTGACCTTTGTTCACAGCGACCAGaccctccccgccggcgggGGACAaccgctgctcgccgccgccacctcgccgcggCTCCGGTATGTCTCCTTACCCGACGGTCTCCCCGATGGCCACCCGCGGAACGCGGACGGCGTCGTGCAGCTCATGGAGTCGGCGCAGGCCAAGGCCAGCGCGTACCGCTCCCTCCTCGCGAAGCTGGTGCGTCCGGGTGACGGCGCCGGTGGTGGCTTCCCTCCGGTGAcctgcgtcgtcgccgacggccTCTTGCCGTTCGCCGTTGACATCGCCGAGGAGATCGGCGTCCCGGCGCTCAGCTTCCGGACGGCAAGCGCGTGCAGCTTCCTGGCTTACCTGTCCCTGCCCAGGCTGTTCGAGCTCGGCGAGCTCCCCTTCCCGGCGGGCCACAGCCTCGACGAGCCGGTGCGCGGCGTCCCGGGCATGGAGAGCTTCCTGCGCCGACGAGATCTTCCAAGCCAGTGCCGCAATTGCACCGAGTTTCAGAACGACCCGCTCCTGGAGAAGGTGATTGAGTTCACAGCCCGCAGCCGGAACGCGCGGGCGCTCGTGCTGAACACGGCGGCGTCGATGGAGCGCGCGGCGCTCGACAACATCGCGCCTCACATGTGCGACGTCTTCGCCATCGGGCCCCTCCACGCCATGTCCCCTgcgccggccgctgccgccgccgccggtagcCAGTGGCGGGAGGATGACGGCTGCTTGGCCTGGCTGGACGGCCAGGCGGACCGCTCCGTCGTGTACGTCAGCTTGGGGAGCCTCACCGTCATCTCGCTCGAGCAGTTCACGATGTTGCTGTCcgggctcgccgccgctgggtACCCCTTCCTCTGGGTGCTCCGGCCGGACATGGTAGTGGACAGCCAGAGCGCCGCTCTCCGGGAAGCCCTCACGGCGGCGGGGCCCAGCAAGGCGCACGTCGTGGAGTGGGCGCCGCAGCGGGACGTGCTGCGCCACCGCGCCGTGGGGTGCTTCCTGACGCACGCCGGCTGGAACTCGACGGTGGAGGCCACCGTGGAGGGCGTGCCGATGGTGTGCTGGCCGTTCTTCGTCGACCAGCAGATGAACAGCCGGTTCGTGGGCGCCGTGTGGAGGACGGGGCTGGACATGAAGGACGTGCGCGACGCGGCCGTCGTGGAGAAGACGGTCAGGGAGGCAATGGAGTGCCCCGAGATCAGGGCGTCGGCTCGGGCTCTGTCACAGCGGGTGAGACaggacgtcgccggcggcggctcgtcggcggcggagttcAAGCGGCTCGTGGAGTTCATCGTGCAGCTCAGCACGACGAACAGAGCGGCAGCTGTGGCGATCGAAGGATGA